The Candidatus Vicinibacter proximus sequence TTGTAAGGCATGTTAAGCCTCAACATGAATTCAGGAATGAGAAAGGCAAAGGCCAGTTGAAAAAAAATGACAGACAAAGTCCTTATCAATTGGTATTTGGAATGTCTGTATTTCCAAATAAATTTTACACCCATAATCAAGATAGCCAGGGTGTACAATACTCCATATACAAACCACTGACTGGCATTTTGCTTCTTTAACAACTGACTCAGTGGATCAAAGAATGCCACCAGGCCGGTATTACTTTTGTCTCCCTGACCCAGATATTCCGGAAACCAATAAAGTAAAATATAAAATCCGGTAAGCACCATTCCTGTAAGCCATCCAAGCCATCCTCTCGAACTTAAAGAATTGAAAAAATTATGGTTATTTTTTATCCCTTCCGGAACGTCACGATATGCCTCATAAGCATACAGTATAATCCCAAATGAAATCAAAGTAAGACTGATGACTAAAATAAACAAACCAACAGGAAGCAGATCGTATGTTGCAGCAACAAGCATGAGGAATCCGGAAAATCCAATCACTACTGACCACATTTTGTTTCGCCCTTTTTGCAAAATTTTAATTCCAAAAGTGCTCATGTTTTTTGATTATTTTTATTTAAAAAAAGATTGGCCTCATCCAAACGCCAGCCGGCTGTGGCCTCTATTTTTTTACCGGATTTTTGTCGATAAATTTCCAGCAGTTCTGCACTGCAATCTTCATAAAATTCAGGATCAAAAAATGCCAGCCTGATTTCTTCCAAAACCTTATCCAGAGCTGATTTCCGCAGTATCCATTGTTCGCACACTTCGTGTCTGAACCGAATGCCCATCAGGTTAAATCCAACGACCGTTTGTTGTGTTTTTTCATACACGATTCTGATGGATTTTTTCCCATTTTCATGCGCCCAGTAAAAACTTTCCAAATCATCTGTCATCTTGGACGGCACCTGACCATAAACCTGGTACTCTATGTCAAAAAACTTTGCAGAATTAAACCAAATGCCGGGATCATAAATCTGTTGTTTTCCACAAATGGTTTGTGCAACACACTCCCCCATCATGCGTCCGGTGTACCAGACTGCTTCTATATCTCTTCTTCCTTTTCTCGGTTTCCGAAGTTGTGCACAATCTCCTATCGCAAAGACGTCCGGAATGTTTGTTCTGAGGTATTCATCTACTAAAATTCCGCGGTCGGTTTCTATTTCAGAAGACTCAATAAATTTGATATTGGGACTCACTCCAGCTGTAAGTCCTACGTAATCGCATTTAATTTCTTCCCCCGAATCAAGTGTTACGGAATGCACATTTCCTGCTTCGTTTCCATTTATTTCTTTCAACTGACTATTTAATCTAAGATCTATTCCATGCTCCAGAATGTGCCGGTTGATCATCTTAGATTCTTCCTCGGGTAAAATCATGGACCAGAATTGTGGCTCCCTCACAAGGAAGCTCACCGGAATGTTCCTGGACTGAAACATTTCAGCCAACTCAATCCCAATCAATCCTCCTCCCACGATGACCGCACGCCGGATCCCCGGGGAACAACGCTCCAGATATTCCAGATCCTGCTTATGGTACAAGCCACGCACACCCGACAAGTCCTGACCAGGCCATCCGTATTTATTAGACTTTGAGCCGGTAGCCAGGATGAGATAATCATAATTCACAGTGGATCCATTATTTAGCTGGATGCACTTTTTATCAAATTGGATACTTTCCGCACGAGCTTGAATCAAATCTATTTTATTTTTTTTCCAAAAACCTCGTTCATAGGGTTGTATGTCTTTCCAGCGCATGTGTCCCATGTACACATACATCAGGGCAGTACGGCTAAAAAAATATTCAGACTCTTCAGAAATAAGGACTACCTCATGCATTGAATTTTTCCGGATAAACCTCGCTGCGGTTACTCCGGAAATACCGTTTCCGATTATAGCAATCTTTGACATAAGCCAATTTGACCACAATTTTATGAACTAACTACGGCTTATAAATGAAATTGTACACTATTAACAAAATCTGTATTGGGTGATTGTCATCTGATTAGTGTTACGACTCCTTTATAACTTTTTCGAATAATTTTACCATCAAAATTGAACAGGGCTGAAGCTGTATACATATAAGTGTCGCTATTTACTAAAGTTGAACTTGATTTTCCATCCCATGA is a genomic window containing:
- a CDS encoding NAD(P)/FAD-dependent oxidoreductase — its product is MSKIAIIGNGISGVTAARFIRKNSMHEVVLISEESEYFFSRTALMYVYMGHMRWKDIQPYERGFWKKNKIDLIQARAESIQFDKKCIQLNNGSTVNYDYLILATGSKSNKYGWPGQDLSGVRGLYHKQDLEYLERCSPGIRRAVIVGGGLIGIELAEMFQSRNIPVSFLVREPQFWSMILPEEESKMINRHILEHGIDLRLNSQLKEINGNEAGNVHSVTLDSGEEIKCDYVGLTAGVSPNIKFIESSEIETDRGILVDEYLRTNIPDVFAIGDCAQLRKPRKGRRDIEAVWYTGRMMGECVAQTICGKQQIYDPGIWFNSAKFFDIEYQVYGQVPSKMTDDLESFYWAHENGKKSIRIVYEKTQQTVVGFNLMGIRFRHEVCEQWILRKSALDKVLEEIRLAFFDPEFYEDCSAELLEIYRQKSGKKIEATAGWRLDEANLFLNKNNQKT